Proteins co-encoded in one Hymenobacter swuensis DY53 genomic window:
- a CDS encoding SDR family oxidoreductase, with amino-acid sequence MHTSSSEYQKRWTLQGQTALVTGASKGIGAAVAEELLHLGATVVAVARTAPELEQRVAQWQQQGLPAHALAADLSTPEGRAQVAAAVAARGPQLHMLINNVGTNIRKPTVEYTPEEYRYLLATNLDSAWELSRSVQPLLAAAGRSSIVNISSVAGLTHVRTGSIYGMTKAAMVQLTRNLAVEWAGLGIRVNCVAPWYIRTPLAATVLQNEAFLAEVLSRTPLRRIGEPEEVAAAVAFLCLPAAAYITGQTLSVDGGFTVNGF; translated from the coding sequence ATGCATACTTCATCTTCTGAGTACCAGAAACGCTGGACCCTGCAGGGCCAAACGGCTTTAGTGACAGGTGCTTCCAAAGGCATTGGGGCAGCGGTAGCCGAAGAGCTGCTGCACCTGGGCGCAACGGTGGTAGCCGTAGCCCGCACGGCTCCGGAGCTGGAGCAGCGGGTGGCGCAGTGGCAGCAGCAGGGCCTGCCCGCCCACGCCCTGGCCGCCGACCTGAGCACCCCGGAGGGCCGGGCGCAGGTGGCGGCGGCCGTAGCAGCGCGCGGGCCGCAGCTGCACATGCTGATCAATAACGTGGGCACCAACATCCGCAAGCCTACCGTGGAGTACACCCCGGAGGAATACCGCTATCTGCTAGCCACCAACCTCGATTCGGCCTGGGAGCTAAGCCGCAGCGTACAGCCCTTGCTGGCGGCAGCCGGCCGCAGCAGCATCGTCAATATTTCGTCGGTGGCGGGGCTCACGCACGTGCGTACCGGCTCCATCTACGGCATGACGAAGGCGGCTATGGTGCAGCTCACGCGCAACCTGGCGGTGGAATGGGCCGGGCTGGGTATCCGGGTAAACTGCGTGGCCCCGTGGTACATTCGCACGCCGCTGGCCGCCACGGTGCTCCAGAACGAGGCATTTCTGGCGGAAGTGCTCAGCCGTACGCCGCTGCGGCGCATCGGGGAGCCGGAGGAAGTGGCCGCGGCCGTGGCGTTTCTGTGCCTGCCCGCCGCCGCCTACATCACCGGCCAGACGCTGAGCGTAGATGGCGGCTTCACGGTGAACGGGTTCTGA
- a CDS encoding ATP-grasp domain-containing protein, with the protein MNPFTSVMNIALVTCESLAQYAAPNVDDEDSLLTRYLRAQGHTVEPRIWSNPAVDWLRYDVVLVKSPWDYFDRVAEFYQWLDRMQQLGVRMLNPAATIRWNADKKYLLEMERAGVRIVPTRLLPRGQAVEAAALLAEMGQEQLVIKPAVSGGAKNTFVLTRQDTAVRQPQLTELLLHEDFLAQPFQARIQEEGEWSLLYYGGEYSHCVLKTPKSGDFRVQHYLGGGIEPREAPAHLRRAADDIVRRFAAGCLYARVDGLDQDGELLLMELELIEPFLYLASDAQALPRYETALRRMVKL; encoded by the coding sequence ATGAATCCGTTTACATCCGTGATGAATATTGCCCTGGTAACCTGCGAAAGCCTGGCTCAGTACGCCGCGCCGAACGTGGATGACGAAGACAGCCTGCTCACCCGCTACCTGCGCGCGCAGGGCCACACCGTGGAGCCCCGCATATGGAGCAACCCGGCCGTTGACTGGCTGCGCTACGACGTGGTGCTGGTGAAGTCGCCCTGGGACTACTTCGACCGCGTAGCCGAGTTCTACCAGTGGCTAGATCGGATGCAGCAACTGGGCGTGCGCATGCTTAACCCCGCCGCCACCATCCGCTGGAACGCCGATAAGAAGTACTTGCTGGAAATGGAGCGGGCCGGCGTGCGTATTGTGCCCACCCGCCTGCTGCCGCGCGGCCAGGCCGTGGAGGCGGCGGCGCTGCTGGCCGAAATGGGCCAGGAGCAGCTGGTGATTAAGCCGGCCGTGAGCGGCGGGGCCAAAAATACCTTCGTGCTCACCCGCCAGGATACGGCCGTGCGCCAGCCCCAGCTTACCGAGCTGCTGCTGCACGAGGACTTTCTGGCCCAGCCGTTCCAGGCCCGCATTCAGGAGGAAGGCGAGTGGTCGTTGCTCTACTACGGCGGCGAATACAGCCACTGCGTACTGAAAACGCCGAAATCCGGCGACTTCCGGGTGCAGCACTACCTGGGCGGCGGCATCGAGCCGCGCGAGGCCCCCGCCCACCTGCGCCGCGCCGCCGACGACATCGTGCGCCGCTTTGCCGCCGGCTGCCTCTACGCCCGCGTGGATGGCCTCGACCAGGATGGCGAGCTGCTGCTGATGGAACTGGAGCTCATCGAACCCTTCCTCTACCTAGCCTCCGATGCCCAGGCCCTACCCCGTTACGAAACCGCCCTGCGGAGAATGGTGAAGTTGTGA
- a CDS encoding amidohydrolase: MHHRYLLPLAGTLLAAAAPVFAQTKPAFPAERIAKLAAQQEAQVIAWRRDLHEHPELGNQETRTAALVAEHLRKLGLEVQTGVARTGVVALLKGGKPGLVVALRADMDGLPVTESNALPFASKARTQYNGQEVGVMHACGHDTHVAMLLGAAEVLVKMRQELPGTVKFIFQPAEEGSLPGQEGGARLMVKEGVLDKPKVDAIFGVHIQAQTEVGQLSYRPGGEMASSDVFNIKVKGKSAHGAYPWLAVDPVVTAAQIVLGLQTIVSRQAELTEDAVVLTVGMVHGGVRNNIIPEQVELMGTIRCLNKEMQQKVWAAVRRTATGIAESAGATAEVDITNYAPITYNDPRLTEQMVPSLQRAAGPANVRVQKAVTGAEDFAFYQEKVPGVFVFVGGMPKGKNPAETAPHHTAGFFIDESGLTLGVRTLVTLATDYLAAAKK; the protein is encoded by the coding sequence ATGCACCACCGTTATCTGCTACCCCTCGCTGGCACCCTGCTGGCCGCTGCCGCGCCCGTTTTCGCCCAAACCAAACCTGCTTTTCCGGCTGAGCGCATTGCCAAACTTGCGGCCCAGCAGGAGGCGCAGGTAATTGCCTGGCGGCGCGATTTGCACGAGCATCCCGAGCTGGGCAACCAGGAAACCCGCACGGCCGCGCTGGTGGCCGAGCACCTGCGCAAGCTGGGTCTGGAGGTGCAGACTGGCGTGGCCCGCACCGGCGTGGTGGCCCTGCTGAAAGGTGGTAAACCCGGTCTCGTGGTGGCCCTGCGCGCCGATATGGACGGCCTGCCCGTGACGGAAAGCAACGCCCTGCCCTTTGCTTCCAAAGCCCGCACCCAGTACAACGGCCAGGAAGTGGGCGTGATGCACGCCTGCGGCCACGACACCCACGTGGCCATGCTACTGGGCGCGGCCGAAGTGCTGGTGAAGATGCGCCAGGAGCTGCCCGGCACCGTGAAGTTCATCTTCCAGCCCGCCGAGGAAGGCTCCTTACCCGGCCAGGAAGGCGGCGCGCGCCTGATGGTGAAGGAAGGCGTGCTCGATAAGCCGAAGGTGGACGCCATCTTCGGGGTGCACATTCAGGCCCAGACGGAGGTCGGCCAGCTCAGCTACCGGCCCGGCGGCGAAATGGCCTCATCCGACGTGTTCAACATCAAGGTGAAGGGCAAATCGGCGCACGGGGCGTACCCCTGGCTGGCCGTGGACCCGGTAGTAACCGCTGCTCAGATTGTGCTGGGGCTGCAAACCATTGTGAGCCGCCAGGCCGAGCTGACGGAAGATGCCGTGGTACTGACGGTGGGCATGGTGCACGGCGGAGTGCGCAACAACATCATCCCCGAGCAGGTGGAGCTGATGGGCACCATCCGCTGCCTCAACAAGGAAATGCAGCAGAAAGTGTGGGCCGCCGTGCGCCGCACCGCCACGGGTATTGCCGAAAGTGCCGGCGCCACGGCCGAGGTGGACATCACCAACTATGCTCCCATCACCTACAACGACCCGCGCCTGACCGAGCAGATGGTGCCCAGTCTGCAACGTGCCGCCGGCCCGGCCAACGTGCGGGTGCAGAAAGCCGTGACCGGGGCCGAGGATTTCGCCTTTTACCAAGAGAAAGTACCCGGCGTGTTCGTGTTTGTAGGCGGCATGCCCAAAGGGAAGAATCCCGCCGAAACCGCCCCGCACCACACCGCCGGCTTCTTCATCGACGAAAGCGGCCTGACACTGGGCGTGCGCACCCTCGTTACGCTGGCCACCGACTACCTCGCGGCCGCGAAGAAGTAA
- a CDS encoding SDR family NAD(P)-dependent oxidoreductase has product MKTALITGASRGIGRAIALDLARRGYDVLLTARSEDQLEQAAAEVRQLGQQARVLPLDLAAPGAAAQLSAWATTQAPELAVLVNNAGYGLWGRFEELPLEQQQNMLRLNMHLPVELTHALLPMLRRQPKAYILNVASTAAYQAVPTLTLYAASKAFLLSFSRGLRYELRETSVSVTCLSPGATTTDFADRAGMNADLQATANKVSMTPEQVARAGITALLAGEAELIPGALNKVSAALTSFVPKSLTERIAASIYEKHLK; this is encoded by the coding sequence GTGAAAACAGCACTTATCACCGGCGCCTCGCGCGGCATTGGGCGGGCTATAGCCTTGGATCTGGCCCGGCGCGGCTACGATGTGCTGCTCACCGCCCGCTCGGAAGATCAGCTGGAGCAGGCCGCCGCCGAGGTCCGGCAGCTGGGCCAGCAGGCGCGGGTGCTGCCGCTGGATCTGGCCGCGCCCGGCGCGGCTGCTCAGCTCTCGGCTTGGGCTACAACACAGGCACCGGAACTGGCCGTGCTGGTGAACAACGCGGGCTACGGCCTCTGGGGCCGGTTTGAGGAGCTACCGCTGGAGCAGCAACAGAACATGCTCCGGCTCAACATGCACCTGCCCGTGGAGCTGACGCACGCGCTGCTGCCCATGCTGCGCCGCCAGCCAAAGGCGTATATTCTGAACGTGGCCAGCACCGCCGCCTACCAGGCCGTGCCCACGCTCACGCTCTACGCGGCCAGCAAGGCGTTTCTGCTCAGCTTCAGCCGGGGGCTGCGCTACGAGCTGCGCGAAACCAGCGTATCCGTCACCTGCCTCAGCCCCGGCGCCACCACCACCGATTTCGCCGACCGCGCCGGTATGAACGCCGATTTGCAGGCCACCGCCAACAAGGTGTCGATGACGCCCGAGCAGGTGGCCCGGGCCGGCATCACGGCCCTGCTGGCCGGCGAGGCCGAACTTATTCCCGGCGCCCTGAATAAGGTATCCGCCGCCCTCACCAGCTTCGTGCCCAAAAGCCTGACGGAACGCATTGCCGCCAGCATCTATGAGAAGCATCTGAAGTGA
- a CDS encoding phosphatase PAP2-related protein, which produces MPFPDSLTWPAAWRHSAFRFRLGAVVTLLLLLASQLPHYFAWVQARPGRVLPDPLLAWLPAHDVSGATFAVIYLGIGLGVATLLPRPARLLRALWAYLGLHLLRCFTLLLLPLEPPPGLVLLCDPLVDQLIYAAPAPITKDLFFSGHTATLLLLALAVPAGWRRQVLLLGTVTIGALVLVQHAHYTYDVLAAPLFVGLAWWLSGQIGEEVKW; this is translated from the coding sequence ATGCCATTCCCTGATTCCCTGACCTGGCCGGCCGCGTGGCGCCATTCCGCTTTTCGGTTCCGACTGGGCGCGGTGGTGACGCTGCTGCTGCTGCTGGCCAGCCAGCTGCCGCACTACTTTGCCTGGGTGCAGGCCCGCCCCGGCCGCGTGCTGCCCGACCCGCTGCTGGCTTGGCTGCCGGCCCACGATGTTTCGGGGGCTACGTTTGCCGTTATCTACCTGGGCATCGGGCTGGGCGTGGCCACGCTGCTGCCCCGGCCGGCGCGGCTGCTGCGGGCGCTGTGGGCGTACCTGGGGCTACACCTGCTGCGCTGCTTCACGCTGCTGCTGCTGCCGCTGGAGCCGCCGCCGGGCCTAGTACTGCTCTGCGACCCGCTGGTGGATCAGCTCATCTACGCCGCCCCCGCCCCCATCACCAAAGACCTATTCTTCTCGGGCCACACGGCTACGCTGCTGCTGCTGGCCCTGGCCGTGCCCGCCGGCTGGCGGCGTCAGGTGCTGCTGCTGGGCACCGTGACCATCGGCGCGCTGGTGCTGGTGCAGCACGCGCACTACACATATGATGTGCTGGCTGCCCCACTGTTCGTAGGGCTTGCGTGGTGGCTGAGCGGGCAGATTGGTGAAGAGGTGAAGTGGTGA
- a CDS encoding outer membrane beta-barrel protein: MLSLATTHSAQAQDAGPERRRRHYDGQARAFYRGPVRFTVGGGVGYYNGDLTSSLGDQFIGPSFTGGIQYQTHPHWQLGGEVSYIRLGAKDYLLDRGLAFQGHNVAGIAFVRWEPLHDEGAYAAPRKPASIIKPYLKAGGGLLLYSPKAFRGTERPNGNTNTTYLSAERNDYPALALTLPVGVGFTVRLTPKLGASLEGSYSFTTTDQIDDISTVSGRSSSSLNDGFGQLELKLEYAPWGR, from the coding sequence TTGCTTTCCCTGGCTACAACCCACTCTGCACAGGCCCAGGATGCCGGCCCCGAACGGCGGCGCCGACATTACGACGGCCAGGCCCGGGCATTCTACCGGGGTCCGGTACGGTTTACGGTGGGTGGCGGCGTAGGCTACTACAACGGCGACCTGACCAGCAGTCTCGGCGACCAGTTCATCGGCCCCAGCTTCACGGGCGGCATTCAGTACCAGACGCACCCGCACTGGCAGCTGGGCGGCGAGGTTTCCTACATCCGGCTGGGAGCGAAGGACTATCTGCTGGATCGGGGACTGGCGTTTCAGGGCCATAATGTGGCGGGTATTGCCTTCGTGCGCTGGGAACCGCTGCATGATGAAGGCGCCTACGCCGCTCCGCGTAAGCCGGCATCCATCATCAAGCCCTACCTGAAAGCGGGTGGCGGACTACTGCTGTACAGCCCCAAAGCCTTCCGGGGTACTGAGCGGCCCAACGGAAATACCAATACTACTTACCTGTCGGCAGAGCGCAATGACTATCCGGCCCTGGCCCTCACGTTACCCGTAGGGGTGGGCTTTACGGTGCGCCTCACGCCTAAGCTCGGCGCCTCGCTGGAAGGCTCCTACTCCTTCACTACCACTGACCAGATCGATGATATCAGTACCGTCTCGGGCCGCTCATCTTCTTCCCTCAATGATGGCTTCGGCCAGCTGGAGCTGAAGTTGGAGTACGCACCCTGGGGCCGCTAG
- a CDS encoding WG repeat-containing protein → MKRLLLPVLLLLSVVAAPAGQAQTAPARLVPFRQGTRWGYADHTRRLVLPARFDEAGPFVEEIAWVRLGQLYGYIDGGGNPVTPLQYTRAGNFRQGRATVELSGETFTIGVSGRRLTEPALPEPEEDPLEQGDVVRKDGKVGFRFTVGTASVPAIYDEIRDNYNGLLFVRVADKWGIINGRGKLVQPVQYQTIRLTGNLAFPVVQLAGLFGYLDAEGNRLTDLRYRQAEPFAEGVARVQLPDGQFGYVDTSGREFWEEAPTSGQ, encoded by the coding sequence ATGAAACGACTTCTGCTTCCGGTGCTGCTGCTGCTGAGCGTGGTAGCTGCGCCCGCCGGGCAGGCCCAGACCGCGCCGGCCCGCCTCGTGCCGTTTCGGCAGGGTACCCGCTGGGGCTACGCCGACCACACCCGCCGGCTGGTGCTGCCTGCCCGCTTCGATGAGGCCGGTCCCTTCGTGGAGGAAATTGCCTGGGTGCGCCTGGGCCAGCTCTACGGCTACATTGATGGCGGCGGCAACCCCGTGACGCCGCTGCAGTACACCCGCGCCGGCAATTTCCGCCAGGGCCGGGCTACCGTGGAGCTTAGCGGCGAAACCTTTACCATTGGCGTAAGCGGCCGCCGCCTCACCGAGCCTGCCCTGCCCGAACCCGAGGAAGATCCGCTGGAACAGGGCGACGTGGTGCGCAAGGACGGCAAAGTAGGGTTCCGTTTCACGGTAGGCACGGCCTCGGTGCCGGCCATTTACGATGAAATCCGGGACAACTACAACGGACTGCTCTTTGTGCGCGTGGCCGATAAGTGGGGCATTATCAACGGCCGGGGCAAGCTTGTGCAGCCAGTGCAGTACCAAACCATCCGGCTTACCGGCAACCTCGCGTTTCCGGTGGTGCAGCTGGCCGGCCTGTTCGGCTACCTCGATGCCGAGGGCAACCGCCTCACCGACCTCCGCTACCGCCAGGCCGAGCCGTTTGCCGAAGGCGTGGCCCGCGTACAACTCCCCGACGGCCAGTTCGGCTACGTAGATACCAGCGGCCGGGAATTCTGGGAAGAAGCCCCCACCAGCGGGCAGTAA
- a CDS encoding phytanoyl-CoA dioxygenase family protein gives MSPQQQYPRFTLGESLTPEQLDFFQRNGFLHFRGFISPATVADLLRASEDVQRRWLVEDVKKVNGVPIKYGRDVDGSPIVQRFAFASHHSPVLHDFLQDPRFRALFPLLEANGGRVGENEKDGLVINHYVNVPGSEFSQMGWHTDSLRDVFYGKKIGPMLNVGVHLDGTPATNGGLRVIPGTHRQSLRDILFRKKYYKDVGPDDHEIAVGTEPGDLTVHDGRMWHRVAQSPLVGEVSRRRVMYVPIIAGKYEPKHENSPTPFYLRFLHLVK, from the coding sequence ATGTCCCCTCAACAACAGTATCCGCGTTTTACGCTGGGCGAAAGCCTAACTCCCGAACAGCTGGATTTTTTTCAACGCAATGGTTTTCTGCATTTCCGGGGCTTTATCTCGCCGGCTACCGTAGCCGATCTGCTGCGCGCCTCCGAAGATGTGCAGCGCCGCTGGCTGGTCGAAGACGTGAAGAAGGTCAACGGCGTACCCATCAAATACGGCCGCGACGTGGACGGCTCGCCCATTGTACAACGGTTTGCCTTTGCCTCACACCATAGCCCGGTGCTGCACGATTTCCTGCAGGATCCGCGCTTTCGGGCGTTGTTTCCGCTGCTGGAAGCCAACGGCGGCCGGGTGGGGGAAAATGAGAAAGATGGCCTCGTGATTAACCACTACGTGAACGTGCCGGGCTCGGAGTTTTCGCAAATGGGCTGGCACACCGATTCCCTGCGGGACGTGTTCTACGGCAAGAAAATCGGGCCGATGCTGAACGTGGGCGTCCACCTCGATGGCACGCCCGCCACCAATGGCGGCCTGCGCGTGATTCCCGGCACCCACCGCCAGAGCCTGCGCGACATCCTGTTCCGCAAGAAGTACTACAAAGACGTAGGCCCCGACGACCACGAAATAGCCGTGGGAACCGAGCCCGGCGACCTGACCGTACACGACGGCCGCATGTGGCACCGCGTAGCGCAGTCGCCGCTGGTGGGCGAGGTGTCGCGCCGCCGTGTGATGTACGTACCCATCATTGCCGGCAAGTACGAGCCCAAGCACGAAAACAGCCCTACCCCGTTCTACCTGCGGTTCTTACACTTGGTTAAATAG
- a CDS encoding tetratricopeptide repeat protein, whose protein sequence is MKSTFLLAAALLLWGAAPAQAQRKAKTPPTDVPLATRRLQPLFGGLTPAQAEQVLGAPFITSLTNSFASRAEASRFFSTKGYEYLSESQTDTAAYRFNLAWVLDPNNADAYHGLGIVASNAATPDQSIDLLTKGLTLTPANSALLSDLGATYLIRYQQTKKKKDLTTGTELLEKATTQDATNAAGWQQLARAYYYQEKYPQAWEAVHKGQTSNLASLDFELISDLKAKLPDPQGTFK, encoded by the coding sequence ATGAAATCCACTTTTCTGCTGGCGGCGGCCCTGCTCCTGTGGGGCGCGGCTCCGGCCCAGGCCCAGCGCAAAGCCAAGACCCCTCCCACCGATGTGCCGCTGGCTACCCGACGGCTGCAGCCCCTGTTCGGGGGGCTCACCCCGGCCCAGGCCGAGCAGGTACTGGGAGCTCCGTTCATTACCAGCCTGACTAACAGCTTTGCCTCGCGGGCCGAAGCCAGCCGTTTTTTCAGCACCAAAGGCTACGAATATCTTTCTGAAAGCCAAACCGATACAGCGGCTTACCGCTTCAACCTGGCCTGGGTACTCGACCCCAACAACGCCGACGCCTACCACGGCCTGGGCATTGTGGCCAGTAATGCCGCTACCCCGGACCAATCCATCGACCTGCTGACCAAGGGCCTGACGCTGACGCCTGCCAACTCGGCCCTGCTCAGTGACCTGGGGGCTACCTACCTGATCCGGTACCAGCAGACCAAGAAAAAGAAGGACCTGACCACCGGCACCGAGCTGTTGGAGAAAGCCACTACGCAGGATGCTACTAACGCCGCCGGCTGGCAGCAGCTGGCCCGCGCTTACTACTACCAGGAGAAGTACCCGCAAGCCTGGGAAGCCGTGCACAAAGGCCAGACCAGCAACTTGGCTTCTCTCGATTTTGAGTTGATCAGTGACCTGAAAGCCAAGCTGCCGGACCCGCAGGGAACCTTCAAATAA
- a CDS encoding energy transducer TonB: MLSLPILNVRLRACAEDWQQMTPAAQGRHCRSCSRTVLDFTEATQPELEAAFRHSPDGRLCGRFWPDQLAPQPPAPLPRRVALRPRQRKFLVALLLVCGLGLSAREAVGQAALCFKPGQNELFEPLSDLTAAAMGLEKPSTVEHSASLPFLGMVVEQMPEFKGGQKGVLSFLQQNMRYPEGATSTGRVLVTFTVAADGRVKDASIVKGLEPLLDQEVLRVIRKMPAWNPGNQQGKAVDVRYTLPVTFASQEDE, from the coding sequence ATGCTATCCTTGCCCATCCTCAACGTCCGCCTGCGGGCCTGCGCCGAAGACTGGCAGCAGATGACGCCCGCCGCCCAGGGTCGCCACTGCCGCAGTTGTAGCCGCACCGTGCTCGACTTCACCGAGGCCACCCAACCGGAGCTGGAAGCCGCCTTTCGGCACTCCCCCGACGGCCGGTTGTGCGGGCGGTTCTGGCCCGACCAGCTGGCCCCGCAACCGCCGGCACCCTTGCCGCGCCGCGTGGCGCTGCGTCCCCGGCAGCGGAAGTTTCTGGTGGCGCTGCTGCTGGTGTGCGGGCTGGGCCTGTCGGCGCGGGAGGCGGTGGGGCAGGCTGCTCTTTGCTTTAAGCCGGGGCAAAATGAGCTATTTGAGCCACTTTCTGACTTAACGGCCGCTGCCATGGGATTAGAAAAGCCATCAACTGTTGAGCACTCTGCATCATTGCCATTTCTAGGAATGGTAGTAGAACAAATGCCGGAGTTTAAAGGCGGGCAAAAAGGCGTACTGTCCTTTCTGCAGCAGAACATGCGCTACCCCGAAGGTGCCACCTCTACAGGAAGAGTTTTGGTCACTTTTACTGTGGCGGCTGATGGCCGGGTAAAAGATGCCAGCATTGTGAAAGGCCTGGAACCACTGCTGGACCAGGAAGTGCTGCGAGTTATTAGAAAGATGCCGGCCTGGAACCCAGGAAACCAACAAGGTAAAGCGGTGGACGTGCGTTATACTTTACCTGTAACCTTTGCCTCCCAGGAAGATGAATAG
- a CDS encoding M4 family metallopeptidase, translating into MINKYSAATLLLLGGLTSTTLAQDFSRVKSRELDENGMPALIEFRTQGGAYQLSEAKTALREQLQLATDDQLSLLKTETDELGFVHEKYQQFYKGIKVEHGTYSVHARQGRVALLNGHFEKVRSLNTTPSLDAAAALTRALAFVGARTYMWQDAAEEAGLRQQENNAAATYAPKGELVVVKNHRSTNALRAGQPTLAWKFNVYAKAPLSRAFIYVDAHSGEIVLKDDIIKHAAATGTFATKYSGTKTATTDSYNGTFRLRDVSRGSGIQTYNCKKGSSYTAAVDFTDADNSWTEYNNANFDNAALDAHYGAQSTYDYFKNIHGRNSYNNAGAAIKNYVHFDDTPGDGVGYENAFWDGTRMTYGDGATRFDPLTSLDVAAHEIGHAVCSSSANLTYSNESGALNEGFSDIWGACVEYYKDASKATWLIGEDIDKVRPALRSMSNPNAEGQPDTYKGTSWYSGTGDNGGVHYNSGVLNHWFYRLAVGGSGTNDIGSVFSVAGIGIDKAGRIAYRTETVYLTASSNYAAARTGSIQAAKDLYGAGSAEEQAVTNAWFAVGVGAAYGGTTTPPPTTVTYCASKGTSVAYEWIDYVKLGTIARTSAADAGYYNGTATSTSIAAGSSQTISFSAGFASTAYTEYWDIYIDYNQDGDFTDAGETVVTGSSASAATLTGTFTVPTTAKTGATRLRVVLSDASATTSCNSYSYGETEDYTVNITGGATLAPAGVTSLMGGSSLSNSVEQAITVFPNPAADVLNISLASKALVVLAMVTDLRGARVSNARFENGQLHVAGLAKGIYLLTVSDGQKSFHQKFVKE; encoded by the coding sequence ATGATCAACAAGTACTCCGCGGCCACCCTGTTGCTGCTCGGTGGCCTGACGTCCACTACCCTGGCCCAAGATTTTTCCCGGGTAAAAAGCCGGGAGCTGGACGAAAATGGGATGCCGGCCCTCATTGAATTCCGTACGCAGGGCGGCGCTTATCAGCTCAGCGAAGCCAAAACCGCTCTGCGCGAGCAATTGCAGCTCGCCACCGATGATCAGCTTTCCCTGCTCAAAACCGAAACCGATGAGTTGGGCTTCGTGCACGAGAAATACCAGCAGTTCTATAAAGGCATCAAGGTAGAGCATGGCACCTACTCGGTACATGCCCGCCAGGGCCGGGTGGCGCTGCTCAACGGCCACTTCGAGAAGGTACGCAGCCTCAATACCACGCCCTCGCTGGATGCGGCCGCGGCGCTGACCCGCGCGCTGGCCTTCGTGGGTGCCCGCACCTACATGTGGCAGGATGCCGCCGAGGAAGCCGGGCTGCGACAGCAGGAAAACAACGCCGCCGCTACGTACGCTCCCAAGGGCGAGCTGGTGGTGGTGAAAAATCACCGCAGCACCAACGCGTTGCGCGCGGGCCAGCCCACGCTGGCCTGGAAGTTCAACGTGTACGCCAAAGCGCCACTGAGCCGCGCCTTCATCTACGTAGACGCGCACTCCGGCGAAATCGTGCTCAAGGATGATATCATCAAGCACGCCGCCGCTACCGGCACGTTTGCCACCAAGTACAGCGGCACCAAAACCGCCACCACCGATAGCTACAACGGCACGTTCCGGCTGCGCGACGTATCGCGCGGGAGCGGCATCCAGACCTATAACTGCAAGAAGGGCAGCAGCTACACGGCCGCCGTGGACTTCACCGACGCCGATAACAGCTGGACTGAGTACAACAACGCCAACTTCGACAACGCGGCCCTTGATGCGCACTACGGCGCGCAGAGCACCTACGACTACTTCAAGAACATCCACGGCCGCAACTCCTACAACAACGCAGGGGCTGCCATCAAAAACTACGTGCACTTCGACGACACGCCCGGCGACGGCGTGGGCTATGAAAATGCCTTCTGGGACGGCACGCGCATGACCTACGGCGACGGCGCCACCCGCTTCGACCCGCTGACCTCGCTCGACGTGGCGGCCCACGAAATCGGCCACGCCGTGTGCTCATCCTCGGCTAACCTCACGTACTCCAACGAGTCGGGTGCCCTCAACGAAGGCTTCTCCGACATCTGGGGGGCCTGCGTGGAGTATTATAAAGATGCCAGCAAAGCTACCTGGCTTATCGGCGAGGACATCGATAAGGTGCGTCCGGCCCTGCGTTCCATGAGCAACCCCAACGCCGAAGGCCAGCCCGACACCTACAAGGGCACCAGCTGGTACAGCGGCACCGGCGACAACGGTGGCGTGCACTACAACTCGGGCGTGCTCAACCACTGGTTTTACCGGCTGGCCGTGGGCGGCAGCGGCACCAACGACATCGGCAGCGTATTCAGCGTAGCCGGCATCGGCATCGATAAAGCCGGCCGCATTGCCTACCGCACCGAAACGGTGTACCTCACGGCGTCGTCTAACTACGCCGCCGCACGCACGGGCTCCATTCAGGCAGCCAAGGATTTGTACGGGGCCGGCTCGGCCGAGGAGCAGGCCGTTACCAACGCCTGGTTCGCCGTGGGCGTAGGCGCGGCTTACGGTGGTACCACCACGCCGCCGCCCACCACCGTGACCTACTGCGCCAGCAAAGGCACCAGCGTGGCTTATGAGTGGATTGATTATGTAAAGCTGGGTACCATTGCCCGCACTTCGGCTGCTGATGCTGGTTACTATAACGGCACGGCTACTTCTACCTCCATTGCCGCCGGTTCTTCGCAGACCATCAGCTTCTCAGCCGGCTTTGCCTCCACGGCCTACACCGAGTACTGGGACATCTATATCGACTACAACCAAGATGGTGACTTTACCGACGCGGGCGAAACCGTTGTAACGGGTTCATCGGCCAGTGCTGCTACGCTCACCGGCACCTTCACGGTACCCACCACGGCTAAAACTGGTGCCACCCGCCTGCGCGTGGTGCTGAGCGATGCTTCGGCTACTACCAGCTGCAACAGCTACAGCTACGGCGAAACCGAAGATTACACCGTAAACATCACGGGCGGCGCAACTCTGGCTCCGGCCGGTGTGACCAGCCTCATGGGCGGCTCTTCGCTCAGCAACTCGGTGGAGCAAGCCATTACGGTGTTCCCGAACCCTGCGGCTGATGTGCTGAACATTTCCCTGGCCAGCAAGGCCTTGGTAGTATTGGCTATGGTAACCGACCTGCGCGGAGCCCGCGTGAGCAACGCCCGCTTCGAGAACGGCCAGCTCCACGTAGCCGGTCTCGCCAAAGGCATCTACCTGCTGACGGTCAGCGACGGCCAGAAATCCTTCCACCAGAAGTTCGTGAAAGAGTAG